The Leifsonia xyli genomic sequence CCTGGTGTCGAAGCAGAAGGTCTGCCAGGTGCTGAAGTTGTTCTGCCCGACGCTGGCGAACACGAAGTCGCCGAAGGCCGCTGAGGTGAACGCGAACTCGTTGGTGACTCCCGAGTCGTAGAAGGTCGCTCCGGGACAGGCGGCGTTCGTCGACGTGAGGCAGACGAGGGCGGCCCTGCCGCCGCTGATCGCAGCGAAGTAGCGGTTGCCGTTGCGTGCGGGCATGCCTGTGCCTCCGATCTGCGCCGACCAGCTGCTGTTGTTGTTCGACTGCCCTGTGAGCGCGGTGTACCCGCAGCTGACGGGCGGCGTGACAGCGAGGTCGAGGCAGGCCATGCCGTTGCTGGAGTTGTCCAAGGGAGCGGCCAGCCAGTACAGGCGGTCCCCGACGAGCCAGGTTGCGCCTTGGATCGCCGTCTTTCCGGGGAACGACGTCCCGGTGCCGATCGCTGCGCCCACGGTCGCCGACCAGTACTGCACGTTGGCTCCTGGCGGCCATCCGGGGCAGATGCCGCCGTCGAAGCGGGCGCAGAAGACCACGGGGCCGGTGCGATGGTGATAGATCGTGTAGATCAGGCGCTTGTGCTCCACGACGCTGTAGCCGTCGCCGCCGGTGAGGGCGAGCGCGCCGACGGACGTCGGCGTCGGAAAGGTCGGCGACCGCTGCTCGGTCCCCGACGGCATGAGGCTCGACCGGTACCCGATGCCCGTGGGGGCGCTTCCGGCGGGCGGCGTACCGCTGGTCCATGCTCCGGTCGTCCGGTATTGCGGCACCAGGCTGCCCGTGCCCCCGCTGCGATCGGGCGGAAGCACGAGGGAGCCGGCTACATAAGCGCCGGCGGAGGTCAGCCCGTCGGTGAGGTCGACCGACGCGTCGCTCCCGGTCTCGTTCTGGTACGGCACCACCCACCTCACCGTGTCGCCGGGTGCCGCTGTCCCGGTGAGTGCGCCGCCCGGGGCATCAGACGAAGCCGCTCGTGAGCCGTTCTGGACGTCGGAGCCGGTGGTGGTGACGGTGGAGAACGCGGTGGTCGCCGCGTGCACCGACGACTGGGGCACGATCGCGAATGCGAGCAGCACCGCCGCGGCGGCGCCGGCGATCCACCCGACGACGGAACGTCGTGACGGATCGTCTTCGCGGTGGCGCATCGCCCGTGCCTCCCCGTGTGCAGAGTCGGAAGGGAGGCGATCGCCTCCACCCTCCTAGACGAGGTGGGAACGTGGTGTCTGACGTCAGCGGGGGGCCAATGACGTCATTACCTGTGACGTCAGTGCTCGGTGACGAAGTCGATGAGCTGCTCCACCCGGCCGAGCAGCTCCGGCTCGAGGTCGGAGTACGACCGCACCTGGCCGAGGATGCGCTTCCAGGCCCGGGCGATGTCCGCCTGCGTTTCGTGCGGAAGGCCGAGCGCTGCGCAGATCCCGTGCTTCCAGGGGACCGAGTGGGGGATCGTCGGCCACGCCTTCAACCCGACGCGCGCCGGCTTCACCGCCTGCCAGATGTCGACGTACGGGTGTCCGACCACCAGAACGTGCTGCCCGTACGGTCCGCGGGCCACCTGCTCGGCGATCCGGCTCTCCTTCGAGTTCGGCACCAGGTGGTCGACCAGTACCCCGATGCGGCGGTTCCGATCCGGCCGGAACTCCTTCACGATGGCGTCCAGGTCGTCCACGCCCTCGAGGTACTCGACCACGACACCCTCGACGCGCAGGTCGTCGCCCCACACCCGTTCGACGAGCTCCGCATCGTGCCGGCCCTCGACGAAGATGCGGCTCGCCCGCGCCACCCGGGCCTTCTGCTCGCCGACGCTGAACGAACCGGAGGCGGTCCGGGCGCGCCCGGCGGGAGCCGTCGACGGCGCGACCAGCCGGACCGGCTCGCCGTCGATCAGGAAGGACCCGCCCAGGGGAACACACGCTTCTTGCCGAAGTAGTCCTCCAGCTCGACGGTCTGCGCTTCGAGCCGGGTGACGGCTCCGCAGAACCCGGTCGCGGCCTCCTCGATGACGAGGTCCCTCACCGCTTCGACGGTCGGCACGGGCTTGCGCCCCGCGTTCCTCCAGTCACCGGCCAGCACATCGGATCCGTAGCGGTCGTCCATCACCCGAAGGAGGCTATGCGACCGGATGCGCGCCGCGTGGATGCCACGCGGACCGTTCGCGGAGCCGTCAGTCGAACACCCGCACCAGCCGCCACGACCGCTCCACCGCGTCGTGCCGGACGTCGAACACCAGCGCGGCGCCGTCGTCGCTGGTGCCCTGGAAGCGCCAGCCGCCGATCTCCCGCGGCAGGCTCCCGATCGCGTACCGGTGGGCGCCGAACGGACGCCACCAGGCGCAGACCTCCGCCCAGACCGTCGGCGTGTCCGAGACCCGGTACCGCGTCGCCCGCCAGACCAGCCTCGTCGGCACCCCGTCGTCGGTCGTCCACACGGCGACCGCCTCGTCGATCTCGGTCATGCAGCTCACCTCATCCATCGAACATATGTTCGAACACGAGTGTAGCCGCGAGCCGCCGACATCGCACCCCTCGGTCGCGCCGCGCTGCCATACTGACCTCTATGGCGGACTTCACGGATCCATCGAGCGCATCCCTGCGCCTCAGCAACGATGAGCGCGAGCGGGCTGTCGCAGCACTCCAGTCCCAGGCCGCGCAGGGGCGCCTCACCGACGAGGAGGCCCAGGCCCGCACGACGGCGGCGCGGGCGGCCGTCACTCGCGGCGACCTCGCTCCGCTCTTCGCGGACCTCCCCGGAGGCGTCCAGCTCGACCCGCACCCACGACCTCAGCTCCAGCCCGACCCGGCCGCGGCCTACCCCGGCCCGCAGCAGTACCCCGCACAACCGGATGCGCGGGCCTGGGACGGGAACGGACGCCGCGAGCCGGCCAGCCGTTGGGGACTGCTCGCGGTCTCGATCATCCCGTTCGTGTCGGTGATCCTGTTCTTCCTCACCGGGATGGTGTGGGGCTACCAGTACAGCTGGCTGTGGTTCCTGCTCATCCCGCTCGTCGGCGCGATCACCTACGGAACGGACGCCGGGCGCCGACGCTAGCGCCGGGCGTCAGCCGACGGTGGCGCCGAACAGCAGGCCGAGCAGGTACGTGGCCCCGGCCGCGCCGTAGCCGATCAGCAGCTGCCGGATCGCGCGCTTGAGCGGCGACGCCCCGGACAGGAGGCCGACGACGGCTCCGGTGCCGAGCAGCACGATGCCGACGAGCAGCGCAGAGACCACGATCGCCGCGGTGCCCGTGAGTCCGAACAGGAACGGCAGGATCGGGATGAGGGCCCCCGACGCGAAGAAGCAGAAGCTCGAGAGGGCCGCGCTCCAGCCCGTGCCGATCGCCTCGTGCTCGTCGTCGCCGTTCGTCGGCTGGATCGGGATGGGCGACGTCACCGCCTGGAGGCTCTGGAGCACCTCCCGCGCGTGCGACTCCGCCTCCTCGGTGGACATGCCGCGGGCGCGGTAGACCAGGGTGAGCTCGTTCGCGTCCACGTCGAGGTGGGGGAGTGCGGAGCCGGTGGCGGGGTTGGGCGTCGTCGCCTCGAGGAGTTCGCGCTGCGACCGCACCGAGACGTACTCGCCCGCACCCATAGACAGCGCCCCGGCGAGGAGGCCCGAGATGCCTGTGAGCAGGACCACGTGGGTCGGGACGCCGCTCGCGCTGATGCCGAGCACCAGGGCGAGGTTGCTGACCAGGCCGTCGTTGGCGCCGAAGACCGCAGCGCG encodes the following:
- a CDS encoding rubrerythrin family protein gives rise to the protein MTIAARTPSPADIKRWRRYLADERAEAAVYRDLASRREGEERDILLALAEAERRHEQHWIDLLGPQAGKPLRGDVRTRLLGWLARRFGSVFVLALAQRAEARSPYADDRDATPQMAADEQVHEEVVRALAARGRQRLSGNFRAAVFGANDGLVSNLALVLGISASGVPTHVVLLTGISGLLAGALSMGAGEYVSVRSQRELLEATTPNPATGSALPHLDVDANELTLVYRARGMSTEEAESHAREVLQSLQAVTSPIPIQPTNGDDEHEAIGTGWSAALSSFCFFASGALIPILPFLFGLTGTAAIVVSALLVGIVLLGTGAVVGLLSGASPLKRAIRQLLIGYGAAGATYLLGLLFGATVG